CGACCGCGGCCCGTACCCCTCGCCCCCCAGCACGTAGTGCACCGTGTCGCCCGCGCGAACCACCTCGAACGGCGGCAGCGGCGACGAACTGAACTCCGCCAGCACGTGCGACAACCGCTCGATCGGCTCGCGGTCCAGCGTCAGCGGCTGGCGCCGGCGCGGCTCCGGCCCGAAGCGCCGCGTCGCCAGTTTCACCGCCGCCGTCGGCCGCAGACGCAGCAGCCCGATCAGCCCGTTCACCCACACCACGTCCAGCCGGTCCGGATCGTCGGCGGACGGCGCGAGGAAGACCGTCGCCGTCAGCGCATTGACCATCGCGCCGCGCAGGTGGCTCAGCGCCTTGAACGCCGACTGCTTGCGGCGCAACTCAAACTCGCGCCGCGCCTCGGGCACCCACGCGCTCACGATCGCCTCGAGGGACTGGCGATCGCCGATCTCGTCGCGGATCAGCCGTTCGAAGTCGTCCACCGCCCGTGCGGCCCGCAGCACCAGCGCGGCATCGACCCCCTCGCGGGCGATCGCGCTCACCGTCCGGCGCAGCGGCTCCGGCCCGGGGGCACGGTGGACGACGAAAAGCGGGTCCGCGCTGCGAACCGCGGCCAGGATGCGGCTGGCCAGCACCTTGTCGATTCCCAGGCGGGTGGCCAACGCCTGCGGCCCGCGCGGCGAGCCGGGGATGGCGTCCAGTACCCCCCGCAATGCCGCCAGCAGTTCCTCTCCCGTCCGATGAATCCGAACCTCCAGCGGCCCCGCCCCGCCACCACGGCCGGAGGGCGCAGGGACGAGCGTGTCAGAGACGTCAGACGGGGGCTTCACAGCCCAAGCATACCCGGAGTTCGTGGCGTTCCAAGGGTACCTGGCAGTTTCCCGGAAACTTTTCCAGTGCGACGGCACCAAGGCGGCATGCCGGGGGCCGACCGGCCGCGATAGGCTCTCAGGCCATGCGGGTTGCAGTCCTCATCCCGGCGGCCGGATACTCCAAGCGGTATGCCGAGGCGGACCCGCTCGGGGGAGCGCGGTCGAAGCTGGACGAGGACCTGGGCGGTCGGCCTGTCCTGCAGCGGACGGTCGAGTTGTTCGCCAACTACGCCTCCCCGGACGTCACGATCGCGGGAATCGTCGTTGCCGGGCCGCACGACGAGGCCGCGTTCGACGAGTTCCGGTTGCGTTACGGCGACAAGATGGGACTGCTGGGGGTGTCGATCTGCCGCGGCGGGAAGACGCACCGCTACGAGACGGTCAAGGCCGCGCTCGATCATGTTCCCGCGGACGCGACGCACGTCGCGGTGCACGACGCAGCCAGGCCCTGCGCCTCGCAGGCGCTGTTGGACCGGGTGTTCGACGCGGCATCGCGCCACCCGGCCGTCGTGCCTGCGATCGAAGTCTCCGACACGCTCAAGCGCCTGTCGGACGAGGAAGTGGACGACCCGGGCGCGGACCCGCTCGCGGCCATCCTTGGCGCAGGCAAGCGGCATCCGCTCCGTGCGGTCGAGGCAACAGTCGAGCGAGATCGGCTGGTGGCGGTGCAGACGCCGCAGGTGTACGAGGCGGCCCTGCTCAAGGAGGTCTACGCTCAGTCGAACATCGACTGCACGGACGACGCCACGCTGGTCGAACGTCTGGGGCGGCGCGTGGTGGTGGTCGAGGGCGACCCGCTGAACGTGAAGATCACCCGCCCGGTGGACCTGCGGATCGCGCGGGCCGTGCTGGGCGTGAGCGGTCCGGCGGAGCGGCCGGTCCACAAGCGGTTCTGAACGGGCGGTGTCGGCGCGGGGGTATGCTGGCGGCGTGTTCCCCGAGATCGAACGAGTCCTGATCGGCCGCGAGACCATCGCCCGGCGTGTGCGCGAGCTGGGGGCGTCGCTCGCGAGCGACCTGCGCCGCGACGTCGAGCGAGGCGGGGCGAGCGCGGGCGACGGCGACCGCGTCGTCATCATTCCGATCATGTCCGGGGCGATGGTCTTCGGCGCGGACCTGATCCGCGAGTTGCCGCTGAAGTTGAGGTTGGAACTGGTGGCGGTGAGCAGTTACCCGGGTCGCTCGCTGGAGAGCAAAGGGGCGGCGATCCGGTCGGAACTGCCGCGCACGCTCGGGGGCCGGCACGTCGTGATCGTCGATGACATCCTCGACTCGGGGCAGACGATCGCGATGGTGCGTCGGCTGGTGGAGGAGCAGACGCCGGCGTCGGTGCGGGCGTGCGTGCTGCTGCGCAAGGACGTGCGGCGCGCGGTGAGCGAGGCCGAAGGCGCACGGGCGGAGTACGTCGGGTTCGATATCCCGGACGAGTTCGTCGTGGGGTACGGGCTGGACTACGACGGGTATTACCGGAACTACCCGGAGATCGCGACGCTCAAGCGCGAGGCGTTGTAACAACAGAGGGCGAAGGCGGGAGTGGGGAAGCGAGGGAGTGAAGGAGTGACAAAGCGGGCCGAGGGAGACGAGGGGTCTGCGCCGGAGGGCGAACGGACGCTCGTGTCGCTCCGGCCGAGCGGGCTGTCGATCGTCCTGCGATCGGTCGTGCCCGTGGCCGCGCTGTGCGTGCTGGCGTTGGCGTTGGCGTGGCCGGCGGCGCGGGGCGGCGTGCCGGGGGTTGCGGCGGCGGCGGGGTGGACGGTGCTGGCGGTCGGCGCGCTCAAACTGTTCTGGGAAACGGCCGTCTGGGCGAGCAGGCGCTACGTGCTGACGGATCGGCGCGTGGCGCGCGTGTCCGGCGTGCTACGGCGCGTCACGGTCGAGGCGCGGCTGGAGCGCGTGCAGCACGTCGTGCTCTACCGCTCGCTCGGCGAGCGCTTGCTCGGCCTGGGAACGATCGGGTTCGCGACCGCGGGCACCGACACGATCGAGGTCGCGTGGGTGATGATCGCCCGGCCGCACGAGGTCTGGGCTACGGCGAAGGAAGCGATCGACAGGCGCACGGGCGAGACGCTCATGACACCGGGGACGGAACGGCGTGCGTGCGAGACTCCCCCGCCACCAAGTGAGGGCAAGGCGCTCGTGCTCGGGTTGGCGGGCGGGATCGGGGCGGGCAAGAGCGCGGTGGCGGCGGAGTTCGCGCGGCGCGGGTGCGTGGTCATCGACTCGGACGCCGAAGCGAAGGCCGCGCTGGACCGGCCCGAGGTACGCGAGCAGTTGCGGCGGTGGTGGGGCGAGCGGGTGATCGGCGCGGGCGGTCGCGTGGACCGTGCGGCGGTCGCGGCGATCGTGTTCGATGACGAGTCGCAGCGCCGTCGTCTCGAATCGCTCGTGCATCCGCTGGTTCGCGCTCGCCGGGCGGAACTGGTCCGCGAGGCCGCGTCGCGCGGCGCGGAAGTGGTTGTCGTCGATGCGCCGTTGCTCTTCGAGGCGGGCGTGGACGCCGAGTGCGACGCGGTGGTGTTCGTGGACGCGCCGCGCGAGGTTCGCTTGGAGCGGGTACGGGCTTCGCGCGGGTGGGACCAGGCGGAGGTCGATCGGCGCGAACGTGCCCAGATGCCGCTGGAGGAGAAGCGGCGTCGGAGCCGGTACGGGATCGTGAACACGGGCGGGCTGTCTGACTTGGGGCCGCAGGTGGAGGGGGTGCTGCGGCGGGCCAGGGCGGAGTTCGGGGGCGGGCGGGGCCGGGCCGGGTAAGAAGTTTCGGTTTCGGTGGCCACCGGGCGGGTCGGGGGCCGTATACTGTGTCGAGAGCGGCGGGCGGGTTCACGAAAGCCGTGAGCCTCGTCGGCCGAGGAATCAGAAGCGGAATTGCCCGCAGCGGATCACCACTCACAACTGGGCTGAACCCCGTCGCCCTCGCGTGCGAGGGCTGGTGCGTGGCAACGGCTGCGGAACGCAGGCTCTGCGGAGCCGCCCCGACCCGACTCGTGAGGGCGTCCGGGATGCGGCTCCGTTTCCCCCCTTTCCCTCCCGAGCATCGGAAGG
The window above is part of the Synechococcales cyanobacterium CNB genome. Proteins encoded here:
- a CDS encoding dephospho-CoA kinase, encoding MTKRAEGDEGSAPEGERTLVSLRPSGLSIVLRSVVPVAALCVLALALAWPAARGGVPGVAAAAGWTVLAVGALKLFWETAVWASRRYVLTDRRVARVSGVLRRVTVEARLERVQHVVLYRSLGERLLGLGTIGFATAGTDTIEVAWVMIARPHEVWATAKEAIDRRTGETLMTPGTERRACETPPPPSEGKALVLGLAGGIGAGKSAVAAEFARRGCVVIDSDAEAKAALDRPEVREQLRRWWGERVIGAGGRVDRAAVAAIVFDDESQRRRLESLVHPLVRARRAELVREAASRGAEVVVVDAPLLFEAGVDAECDAVVFVDAPREVRLERVRASRGWDQAEVDRRERAQMPLEEKRRRSRYGIVNTGGLSDLGPQVEGVLRRARAEFGGGRGRAG
- a CDS encoding 2-C-methyl-D-erythritol 4-phosphate cytidylyltransferase, which encodes MPPAVPLPSDESEPPAAPPRHHGRRAQGRACQRRQTGASQPKHTRSSWRSKGTWQFPGNFSSATAPRRHAGGRPAAIGSQAMRVAVLIPAAGYSKRYAEADPLGGARSKLDEDLGGRPVLQRTVELFANYASPDVTIAGIVVAGPHDEAAFDEFRLRYGDKMGLLGVSICRGGKTHRYETVKAALDHVPADATHVAVHDAARPCASQALLDRVFDAASRHPAVVPAIEVSDTLKRLSDEEVDDPGADPLAAILGAGKRHPLRAVEATVERDRLVAVQTPQVYEAALLKEVYAQSNIDCTDDATLVERLGRRVVVVEGDPLNVKITRPVDLRIARAVLGVSGPAERPVHKRF
- a CDS encoding hypoxanthine phosphoribosyltransferase, translating into MFPEIERVLIGRETIARRVRELGASLASDLRRDVERGGASAGDGDRVVIIPIMSGAMVFGADLIRELPLKLRLELVAVSSYPGRSLESKGAAIRSELPRTLGGRHVVIVDDILDSGQTIAMVRRLVEEQTPASVRACVLLRKDVRRAVSEAEGARAEYVGFDIPDEFVVGYGLDYDGYYRNYPEIATLKREAL